A single region of the Deltaproteobacteria bacterium genome encodes:
- a CDS encoding serine/threonine protein kinase: protein MDSNQPQSPNTGKVATAGALPGKPVAPGVKPAPTEDPLVGRVFNGRYQVTERVARGGMGKVYKAIQDPLDRIVALKVLDPTFTGEIEHDFHQRFFLEASICARLSHPNTVTIFDYGQTEDNIYYIVMEFLEGRTLHQEMKDRPVLSPPRAIHVAAQVARSVREAHALGVVHRDLKPANIFLIEHPDEADFVKVLDFGLVKNVLEDQSGFTKTGIFMGSPGYMAPEQIRGHALDERADVYALGAILYEMLTGRPPFVRESAMDTILAHLNDEIPRFKSVNQSMDAPKVLEQVVRKCLAKDRNDRFDNMDTMVRALKMIARQTGMNLYLNSDSSANRSWSGNVPAPLPPPAPPPSISGPIPNNPDANDVSDGRTVALSGEDLIISGDQSSDYQLDNVSGDSGSRSMVMGAIAAATVIIGAVMLYWFTLPEIEMGETRPIETEATQKAQAAPDKADAVPADRDINEDLPDTPPTLSLILRSRPSGAGVFLDSTEICEATPCRLSWEGKDAEPGRVLTLKFSLDGYRDRVATREVDGDELVVSTQLTKVRVTRRPKKIRKQDKSKSNVDDEPKRKPNMGNYKENPY, encoded by the coding sequence ATGGACTCGAATCAACCCCAAAGCCCAAATACGGGCAAGGTCGCAACGGCCGGAGCCCTACCTGGGAAGCCCGTCGCCCCTGGGGTTAAGCCTGCACCCACCGAGGACCCATTGGTCGGACGTGTCTTTAACGGGCGCTACCAAGTTACAGAACGAGTCGCCCGAGGCGGCATGGGAAAAGTCTACAAGGCGATCCAGGACCCACTCGACCGAATCGTCGCACTCAAAGTTTTGGACCCAACCTTTACCGGCGAAATAGAGCACGACTTTCACCAACGCTTTTTTCTAGAAGCCTCAATTTGCGCACGATTAAGTCATCCTAATACCGTCACCATTTTTGACTACGGCCAAACCGAAGACAACATTTACTACATTGTGATGGAGTTCTTAGAAGGCCGGACCCTGCATCAAGAAATGAAAGACCGTCCGGTACTCTCACCGCCTCGGGCCATTCACGTTGCGGCTCAAGTTGCTCGCTCCGTTCGCGAAGCCCATGCGCTTGGTGTCGTTCATAGAGATCTGAAGCCGGCGAATATTTTCCTGATAGAACATCCCGATGAAGCCGACTTCGTCAAAGTCCTAGATTTCGGTCTCGTTAAAAACGTTCTTGAAGACCAAAGTGGATTTACCAAAACGGGAATCTTCATGGGCTCACCTGGCTACATGGCCCCCGAACAGATTCGCGGTCATGCCCTCGATGAGCGCGCCGACGTCTATGCCTTAGGTGCTATCCTTTACGAGATGCTCACTGGCCGGCCACCGTTTGTTCGTGAAAGCGCAATGGATACTATCCTTGCGCACCTCAACGACGAGATTCCCCGCTTCAAGTCCGTCAACCAAAGCATGGATGCTCCCAAGGTTCTCGAACAGGTTGTTCGTAAATGCCTGGCCAAAGACCGCAACGATAGATTCGACAATATGGATACCATGGTTCGGGCGCTAAAAATGATCGCGCGCCAAACGGGCATGAATCTGTATCTCAATTCAGATAGCTCCGCGAACCGCTCCTGGTCGGGCAATGTCCCCGCCCCGCTTCCACCGCCGGCACCACCACCTTCTATTTCAGGACCAATTCCAAACAATCCTGATGCAAATGATGTCTCGGATGGTCGTACCGTTGCCCTCAGCGGTGAAGACCTCATTATTTCCGGCGATCAGAGCAGCGATTATCAACTCGATAACGTTTCTGGAGATTCTGGCAGTCGAAGCATGGTGATGGGCGCCATTGCGGCCGCAACAGTCATCATTGGAGCAGTCATGCTCTACTGGTTCACATTACCCGAGATTGAAATGGGTGAGACCAGACCCATTGAAACCGAAGCCACACAAAAAGCTCAAGCCGCTCCCGATAAAGCCGATGCCGTACCGGCGGATCGCGATATCAATGAAGACCTTCCCGACACACCACCAACACTTTCTTTAATCCTGCGTTCAAGACCAAGCGGAGCTGGCGTCTTTCTGGATTCTACAGAAATCTGTGAGGCTACCCCTTGTCGCCTTTCATGGGAAGGCAAGGACGCAGAACCCGGACGCGTGCTAACACTTAAGTTTAGCCTCGACGGCTACCGAGACCGAGTCGCAACGCGCGAGGTAGATGGCGACGAGCTCGTCGTGAGCACTCAACTGACCAAAGTTCGAGTCACTCGCCGTCCCAAAAAGATTCGCAAACAAGACAAATCGAAATCTAATGTAGACGACGAACCAAAAAGAAAACCGAATATGGGTAACTACAAAGAAAACCCGTACTGA